The following are encoded together in the Pedobacter steynii genome:
- a CDS encoding GNAT family N-acetyltransferase — MEQDKLKFHFDKPPVLESERLLLREQTLDDAPALLKMRSNELVMKYIPRPMPKSIEDVYEFLGKVQEGFMKHENLGWAITLKDNPELLIGHIGYQNFDCANFRAEIGYLLDPDVWGKGIAGEALTLVTDFGFHTLGLHSIYAIIDPENKASAALLLKCGYVKEAYFKEDFYYNGQFLDSEVYGKVNA; from the coding sequence ATGGAGCAGGATAAGTTGAAATTTCACTTTGATAAGCCGCCGGTATTGGAGTCAGAAAGGCTCTTGCTGCGTGAACAAACATTAGATGATGCCCCTGCATTGCTTAAAATGCGTAGTAATGAATTGGTTATGAAATACATTCCCAGACCTATGCCGAAATCTATTGAAGATGTTTATGAGTTTTTAGGTAAGGTACAGGAGGGATTTATGAAGCATGAAAACCTCGGTTGGGCAATCACATTAAAAGACAATCCGGAATTACTGATTGGCCATATAGGCTATCAAAATTTTGATTGTGCGAATTTCAGGGCCGAGATTGGATATTTGCTGGATCCTGATGTTTGGGGAAAGGGGATTGCGGGAGAGGCCTTGACATTGGTTACTGATTTTGGTTTCCATACCCTTGGCCTGCATTCTATTTATGCGATTATAGATCCTGAAAATAAGGCCTCAGCAGCTCTTCTGCTTAAGTGTGGCTATGTTAAAGAAGCATATTTTAAGGAAGATTTCTATTACAATGGTCAATTCTTGGACAGTGAAGTTTATGGTAAAGTGAATGCCTGA
- a CDS encoding alkaline phosphatase produces MKKSMISFCLLCIGLSVSAQVKNVKHVVLIGCDGFGAYAVPEAKMPNLKKLMETGASSLEARSVLPSSSAVNWASMLMGAGPTEHGYTEWGSKTPEIPSVTTTRYGLFPSIFSVIRDQKPSAKTAVIYSWPGIGPLIEKDAISIVVPGADKDDFCADTAAAIIKKERPYFTFIHLDEPDHTGHEIGHRTPAYYDQLQKVDARIGKIVEAVKDAGIEKETIIIVSADHGGTGKGHGGKSLDEVQIPWIINGPGIKKNHKIKDVIITYDTAATIAWVMGLKTPQSWRGKAVADSFSK; encoded by the coding sequence ATGAAAAAATCAATGATTTCCTTTTGCCTGCTTTGCATCGGGTTAAGTGTGAGTGCACAGGTAAAAAACGTAAAACATGTTGTACTTATTGGCTGTGATGGTTTTGGCGCCTACGCCGTTCCTGAAGCAAAGATGCCCAATTTGAAAAAACTAATGGAGACTGGTGCTTCAAGCCTGGAAGCCAGGTCTGTACTCCCCTCTTCAAGTGCGGTAAACTGGGCTTCTATGTTAATGGGTGCAGGGCCAACTGAACATGGTTATACAGAATGGGGAAGTAAAACACCGGAAATTCCATCTGTTACGACTACCAGATACGGTTTATTTCCTTCTATTTTTAGTGTGATCAGGGATCAGAAACCCAGTGCAAAAACCGCTGTGATTTACAGTTGGCCTGGAATCGGTCCGCTGATAGAGAAAGATGCCATTAGCATTGTGGTACCCGGAGCGGATAAGGACGATTTTTGCGCAGACACTGCTGCAGCTATTATAAAGAAAGAACGGCCTTATTTTACTTTTATTCATCTTGATGAGCCGGACCATACTGGTCACGAAATTGGTCACAGAACACCCGCCTACTATGATCAGTTGCAAAAGGTAGATGCCAGAATAGGAAAAATTGTAGAGGCAGTAAAAGATGCAGGTATAGAAAAAGAAACCATCATCATTGTTTCTGCAGATCATGGTGGCACCGGAAAAGGTCATGGAGGAAAATCACTCGATGAAGTGCAGATTCCATGGATCATCAACGGCCCCGGAATCAAAAAGAATCATAAAATAAAAGATGTGATCATCACTTATGATACCGCAGCTACAATCGCCTGGGTAATGGGACTAAAAACGCCTCAAAGCTGGCGTGGGAAAGCCGTGGCAGACAGCTTCAGCAAATAA
- a CDS encoding murein hydrolase activator EnvC family protein — MKLQKLFLVITLTSFTSLAFAQTSAELKRNKEAIQREIELLQKNLNETSSSKRLTMGQIRAVNAKIRLMQNKISIINSEVKNLDNQIHENSNEVRSLKGQLGQLKKEYAGMIRFAQRNKNSYDKMMFVFASEGFNQAYKRIKYLQQFGQYRKKQADYLQGTQKNIEYKIGVLDKNLKEKSNLLSEQEQEKVKLSKNKSEQSVMLNQISKQEKQFKQDLAARKRKQADIDRAIRNAIQREIEIARKKAEEEERLAAQKAVAEGRPVPVAKEKTNSSYLTASPEAAKLSAGFENNRGRLPWPVGQYSILERFGTHTEGRATYNNDGINILTENGASVKAVFEGKVLFVRELYGTYIVAIQHGEYFTIYQNLKTVSVAKGDKVETKQSLGVVASKEEGPVLHFEIMRGQNKLNPEAWIAK, encoded by the coding sequence ATGAAGCTTCAGAAACTATTCTTAGTCATCACATTGACCTCATTTACAAGCCTTGCCTTTGCGCAGACGAGTGCGGAGTTAAAGCGGAATAAAGAAGCCATTCAGCGGGAAATCGAGTTGCTGCAAAAGAACCTGAACGAGACTTCCAGTAGTAAAAGGCTTACAATGGGGCAGATCCGTGCGGTAAATGCAAAGATCAGGCTGATGCAGAATAAAATTTCGATCATCAATTCAGAAGTAAAGAACCTGGATAATCAGATTCATGAAAACAGCAATGAAGTGCGTAGTCTGAAAGGACAGTTGGGGCAATTAAAAAAGGAATATGCAGGCATGATTCGTTTTGCGCAGCGAAACAAGAATTCCTATGATAAGATGATGTTTGTGTTTGCCTCTGAGGGCTTTAATCAAGCTTACAAGCGGATTAAATACCTTCAACAATTTGGTCAGTACCGTAAAAAACAAGCGGATTACCTTCAGGGCACTCAGAAAAATATAGAATATAAAATCGGTGTTCTGGATAAGAACCTAAAAGAAAAAAGTAACCTCTTGTCAGAACAGGAGCAGGAAAAGGTGAAACTGAGCAAAAACAAATCCGAACAATCGGTGATGTTAAATCAAATCAGTAAGCAGGAGAAACAATTCAAACAGGATCTTGCTGCGAGAAAAAGAAAGCAGGCGGATATCGACAGGGCAATTAGAAATGCCATTCAAAGAGAGATCGAGATTGCGAGGAAGAAAGCGGAAGAAGAAGAGCGGCTTGCTGCCCAGAAAGCAGTTGCCGAAGGCCGGCCTGTTCCTGTTGCAAAAGAAAAAACCAATAGCAGTTACCTAACCGCCTCACCTGAAGCGGCTAAGCTTTCTGCAGGATTTGAAAATAACAGAGGCCGTTTGCCATGGCCGGTAGGTCAGTATTCTATTTTAGAACGCTTTGGTACCCACACTGAAGGTAGGGCCACCTACAATAATGATGGAATTAACATCCTGACCGAAAACGGGGCTTCAGTTAAAGCCGTGTTTGAAGGAAAAGTATTGTTTGTCCGTGAACTTTACGGGACTTATATCGTCGCCATTCAGCATGGAGAGTATTTTACGATCTATCAAAACCTGAAAACGGTGAGCGTTGCAAAGGGCGACAAAGTGGAGACCAAGCAAAGCTTAGGTGTGGTGGCTTCAAAAGAAGAAGGTCCTGTACTTCATTTTGAAATTATGCGCGGCCAGAATAAGCTTAATCCGGAAGCCTGGATCGCAAAATAA
- a CDS encoding SRPBCC family protein, whose amino-acid sequence MPEIRLETYINADIQLVFDLSRSIDLHQISTADTKEKAVGGRLSGLILMGEEVTWQARHFGFVQQLSSRITAFNAPEYFVDEMQRGAFKSFKHEHIFSVNGQGTIMIDVFSYVSPFWILGKIADHLFLKRYMRNLLFKRNLVIKEYAENGIGAELLLR is encoded by the coding sequence ATGCCTGAAATCCGGTTGGAAACGTATATCAATGCAGACATCCAGCTGGTGTTTGATTTATCAAGAAGTATTGATCTGCATCAGATCTCGACGGCGGATACAAAGGAAAAGGCTGTGGGAGGACGACTTTCGGGATTAATTCTGATGGGAGAAGAAGTGACCTGGCAGGCGCGTCATTTTGGATTTGTTCAACAACTGAGTTCTCGGATAACAGCATTCAATGCACCGGAGTATTTTGTAGATGAGATGCAGCGTGGTGCATTTAAATCTTTTAAACATGAGCATATTTTTAGCGTAAATGGGCAGGGAACGATCATGATTGATGTGTTTTCGTATGTTTCTCCATTTTGGATTTTAGGAAAAATAGCGGATCATTTGTTCCTTAAAAGGTACATGAGAAACCTTTTGTTCAAAAGGAATTTAGTGATTAAAGAATATGCTGAAAATGGTATTGGGGCTGAACTTCTGCTCCGGTAA
- the metI gene encoding methionine ABC transporter permease MetI: protein MILLLAKGAWETIVMTFVSGFFGFLIGLPTGVLLYLTRKGQVLEHRTLNNTISVIVNIFRSIPFIILIVWMIPFTRALVGTSIGVEAAIVPLSIGAAPFIARLIENSLIEVPGGLVEAARAMGATPFQIVRKVLLPEALPSIINSASVTLITLVGYSAMGGAVGAGGLGQIGYQYGYVGYDVLVMNTVLVLLIALVFLIQFLGDFIAKKVDHR, encoded by the coding sequence ATGATTTTACTTCTTGCTAAAGGAGCCTGGGAAACCATCGTCATGACCTTTGTTTCTGGCTTTTTCGGGTTCTTAATAGGACTGCCAACTGGCGTTTTACTTTACCTGACCAGGAAAGGACAGGTATTGGAGCATAGAACGTTAAACAATACCATTTCTGTAATTGTCAATATCTTTCGCTCTATTCCATTTATTATCCTGATTGTCTGGATGATCCCTTTCACCAGAGCATTGGTCGGAACTTCTATTGGTGTGGAAGCTGCGATCGTCCCACTCAGCATCGGGGCTGCCCCATTTATCGCCAGGCTGATCGAAAACAGCCTGATCGAAGTTCCCGGTGGGTTAGTTGAAGCTGCAAGAGCGATGGGCGCAACACCATTCCAGATTGTGAGAAAAGTTTTATTGCCAGAAGCACTTCCATCCATTATTAACAGTGCTTCAGTTACCCTGATTACTCTTGTTGGTTATTCCGCCATGGGAGGAGCTGTGGGTGCAGGAGGACTGGGCCAGATCGGATATCAATATGGATACGTTGGCTATGATGTGCTGGTTATGAACACCGTGCTTGTATTATTAATCGCGCTTGTCTTTTTAATCCAGTTTCTGGGCGATTTTATTGCAAAAAAAGTAGATCACAGATAA
- the metQ gene encoding methionine ABC transporter substrate-binding lipoprotein MetQ yields the protein MNIKTKFFATLTILTTSILLFSCGGGAKKDDPNHIKVGVESGPEYSLAEAAKKVAKDKYGLEVELVQFNDYVMPNEALHQGDIDANVFQNKPYLDVQTKQRGYKFAIVGNTFVYPLAGYSKKIKSLKELKDESTVIIPNDATNGGRSLLLLQKFGLLKLKDGVGLLPTVNDIIENPRKLKILELEAPQLPRALDDQNVTIAIINNTFAAPVGLSPEKDGLFVEDKDSPYVNAIVAREDNKSAEKVLKFVKAYQSAEVEQAASKEFKGGAIKGW from the coding sequence ATGAATATAAAAACTAAATTTTTCGCGACGCTAACTATTCTGACTACTTCCATCCTATTATTTAGCTGTGGTGGCGGAGCAAAAAAAGATGACCCCAACCACATCAAAGTAGGGGTAGAATCAGGACCTGAATATAGTCTGGCTGAGGCCGCAAAAAAAGTAGCCAAAGACAAATACGGACTCGAAGTAGAACTCGTTCAATTTAACGATTATGTGATGCCAAATGAAGCACTTCATCAGGGAGATATTGATGCAAATGTTTTTCAAAACAAGCCTTATCTGGATGTTCAGACCAAACAACGTGGCTATAAATTTGCTATCGTTGGAAACACATTTGTTTATCCTCTTGCCGGATATTCAAAAAAAATCAAATCCCTTAAAGAACTTAAGGATGAAAGTACGGTGATCATTCCTAATGATGCCACTAACGGTGGAAGATCGCTACTGTTATTGCAGAAATTTGGCCTGCTGAAGCTAAAGGACGGCGTTGGACTCTTACCAACGGTAAATGATATTATAGAAAACCCCAGAAAACTAAAAATTCTTGAACTGGAAGCTCCGCAATTGCCGAGAGCTCTTGATGATCAGAACGTAACCATCGCGATTATCAACAATACCTTTGCTGCTCCTGTTGGATTAAGCCCGGAAAAAGATGGCTTATTTGTGGAAGATAAGGACTCTCCTTATGTAAATGCCATTGTTGCCAGAGAAGACAATAAAAGTGCTGAAAAAGTATTGAAGTTTGTAAAAGCTTATCAGTCTGCGGAAGTGGAACAAGCCGCATCCAAAGAATTTAAAGGCGGAGCCATTAAAGGTTGGTAA
- a CDS encoding PAS domain-containing protein: MSIFRTGNEYTETSSKEKLLPLLIAYQQAVDTSIISSITDTKGEIVHVNKRFCEVSKFNAEELIGQNHRIINSGYHPKEFLKNMWKTISEGRVWHGEIKNRAKDGSYYWVDSVIVPIKNQQGNPIQYLSLRTLISERKAKEEKEREEQIRAMEEMLYKISHEVRQPVVQILGLSDLFDHHIDSEDDLKMTLDGIRRSAVLLDNYTRELAGFVRKIRNEQ, encoded by the coding sequence ATGAGCATATTTAGGACGGGCAATGAGTATACAGAAACAAGCTCAAAAGAGAAACTGCTGCCGCTTTTAATCGCTTATCAGCAGGCAGTTGATACGAGTATAATTTCTTCTATTACAGATACTAAAGGGGAAATTGTTCATGTGAATAAGAGATTTTGTGAGGTGTCGAAGTTTAATGCTGAGGAACTGATCGGACAGAATCACAGAATCATTAACTCAGGGTATCATCCTAAAGAATTTCTGAAAAATATGTGGAAGACGATTAGTGAGGGAAGGGTATGGCATGGCGAAATCAAAAATCGCGCTAAAGATGGGTCTTATTATTGGGTGGATAGTGTTATTGTTCCGATTAAGAACCAACAGGGAAATCCTATTCAATACCTTTCTTTAAGGACATTGATTTCCGAACGTAAGGCTAAGGAAGAAAAGGAGAGGGAAGAACAGATAAGGGCAATGGAAGAAATGCTTTATAAAATTTCTCATGAAGTCAGGCAACCCGTGGTTCAGATATTGGGCTTGTCGGATCTGTTTGACCATCATATTGACTCGGAGGATGATCTGAAAATGACTTTAGATGGAATCAGGCGCTCGGCAGTTCTACTCGATAATTATACGAGAGAGCTGGCTGGATTTGTACGTAAGATTAGGAATGAACAATGA
- the metN gene encoding methionine ABC transporter ATP-binding protein MetN gives MIELRNITKKFYQKTKAITALSDVSLTVPEGKIFGVIGASGAGKSTLIRCVNLLEKPTSGEVIVAGQNLMNLSSKQLAKARRHIGMIFQHFNLLSSRTVFENVAFSLELDHTPKQEIQKRVSDLLSLVGLDEKHHDYPVNLSGGQKQRVAIARTLASNPKVLLCDEATSALDPATTKSILSLLKDINKRLNITILLITHEMDVVKDICDEVAVISEGKLIEQGAVSEVFSHPKTTLAKEFIASSLNLEIPIDYMERLVAEPATDKRPLLKLEFTGQSVDDPVLSEVARHFQIDSNVISARMDYAGGVKFGVMLIEVFGTQENSLRAIEFYKNKNIKVEVLGYV, from the coding sequence ATGATTGAATTAAGAAATATAACGAAGAAGTTTTATCAGAAAACAAAAGCGATCACTGCCCTGTCGGACGTATCCCTGACCGTACCTGAAGGTAAGATTTTTGGTGTTATCGGTGCTTCCGGTGCAGGTAAAAGCACCCTGATCCGCTGCGTGAACCTACTTGAAAAACCGACCTCCGGGGAGGTAATTGTAGCCGGGCAAAACCTGATGAACCTTTCTTCAAAGCAACTGGCAAAAGCCAGAAGACATATCGGAATGATCTTCCAGCACTTCAACCTTCTTTCTTCCAGAACGGTTTTTGAAAATGTAGCTTTTTCGCTGGAGCTGGACCACACCCCAAAACAGGAGATTCAAAAGAGGGTTTCTGATCTGCTTTCTTTAGTAGGCCTTGACGAGAAACATCATGACTACCCTGTAAATTTATCCGGAGGCCAGAAACAACGTGTTGCCATTGCCAGAACGCTTGCAAGCAATCCCAAAGTACTCCTTTGTGATGAAGCCACAAGCGCATTAGATCCTGCAACAACAAAATCAATTCTTAGTTTATTAAAAGACATTAACAAGAGACTCAACATCACTATTTTATTAATCACCCATGAAATGGATGTCGTGAAAGACATCTGTGATGAGGTGGCAGTAATCAGTGAAGGCAAACTCATAGAACAGGGCGCGGTGAGTGAGGTATTCTCCCATCCCAAAACCACACTGGCTAAGGAATTTATTGCCTCTTCTTTAAATCTGGAAATACCGATAGATTATATGGAGCGCCTGGTAGCAGAGCCTGCCACAGATAAACGTCCGCTTTTGAAGCTGGAATTTACAGGCCAGTCCGTAGATGACCCGGTATTGTCTGAAGTGGCAAGGCATTTTCAGATCGACAGTAATGTGATCAGTGCCAGAATGGATTACGCCGGTGGTGTTAAATTTGGAGTGATGCTTATTGAAGTATTTGGCACACAGGAAAACAGTCTTCGGGCTATAGAATTTTATAAAAATAAAAACATTAAAGTAGAGGTTTTAGGTTATGTCTGA
- a CDS encoding AraC family transcriptional regulator, with protein MEIKNLHRPFEVEFLELTSYPVREHRNTFFEMVFILDGKGIQSINNHKLAYSANKLFLIFPQDSHGFEIHSPTSFFFIRFNESYLKGLGKEWVQKLEFMFHSHNHLPGCILNNISDKPLIRALAEALIREQQSPQVHQEEVIRQIINTLITVAARNLSIDTHSSVKRDQTNFPIHLLNYIHQHIYFPDQLKAEKIADHFHISPTYISEYFRSKTGESLQQYISEYRLKLIETRLRFTDMQINEIVLEFGLTDASHLNRIFKKHKGLNPSTYKKMHHYSYSRTS; from the coding sequence ATGGAGATAAAGAATTTACACCGGCCATTTGAGGTCGAATTTCTGGAATTAACCAGTTACCCGGTCAGAGAACATAGAAATACCTTTTTCGAAATGGTCTTCATTCTTGATGGGAAAGGAATTCAGAGCATCAATAACCATAAATTAGCTTATAGCGCCAATAAATTATTCCTGATATTCCCGCAGGACAGCCATGGTTTTGAAATCCATAGTCCTACCAGTTTCTTTTTTATCCGTTTTAATGAAAGCTATCTGAAAGGATTGGGCAAAGAGTGGGTACAAAAACTTGAATTTATGTTTCATAGCCACAACCATTTGCCGGGCTGCATCCTCAATAACATTTCTGACAAACCTTTAATCAGAGCACTCGCAGAAGCGCTAATCAGGGAACAACAGTCCCCACAGGTACATCAGGAAGAAGTGATCAGACAAATAATCAACACCCTGATCACCGTTGCAGCGAGGAACCTAAGTATAGACACCCATTCTTCCGTCAAAAGGGACCAGACAAATTTCCCGATTCATCTATTGAATTACATCCATCAGCACATTTACTTTCCGGATCAACTGAAAGCGGAAAAGATAGCAGATCATTTCCATATTTCTCCAACTTATATCAGCGAATATTTCAGGAGTAAAACAGGAGAAAGCCTGCAACAATATATTTCAGAATATCGTTTAAAACTAATCGAAACCCGTCTTCGCTTTACCGACATGCAGATTAATGAAATTGTACTCGAATTTGGACTTACTGATGCCAGTCACCTAAATAGAATATTCAAAAAGCACAAAGGACTGAACCCCTCCACATACAAAAAAATGCATCATTATTCCTATAGCAGAACTTCATAA
- a CDS encoding metallophosphoesterase family protein, producing the protein MKIAIISDIHGNLPALKAVFEDIRLFGADRIYCLGDLTDGAPWNNEVTELIRSKGIPTIMGNHDERIAFDHPVFSLSKHSREEQEARLTTINHTKSTITSDNKAFLAGLPASIRLTFGSVTILLVHGSPGSNEEYIYDQHEEKTLMKMLNDQEADVMVCGHTHLSFIRLLSTEEAGKSKLVINAGSVGRSKEQDRKACYLQLNINNEGDNMESATVVPVICKVDYPIAETIEGIRNSTVPDFYADFLEQEQRA; encoded by the coding sequence ATGAAAATAGCAATTATTAGTGATATACATGGGAATTTACCTGCGCTGAAAGCTGTATTTGAGGATATCAGGTTGTTTGGTGCAGATCGGATTTACTGTCTGGGTGACCTGACTGATGGGGCACCATGGAATAATGAAGTGACAGAACTGATCCGAAGCAAGGGAATTCCAACCATTATGGGGAATCATGATGAACGCATTGCATTTGACCATCCTGTATTTTCCCTCAGTAAGCACAGCAGAGAAGAGCAGGAAGCCAGGTTAACTACAATTAATCATACAAAATCTACAATTACTTCCGATAATAAAGCGTTTCTTGCAGGTTTGCCGGCCAGCATCAGGTTAACCTTTGGATCCGTTACCATACTGCTTGTGCATGGCAGCCCGGGGAGTAATGAGGAGTACATTTATGATCAGCACGAAGAAAAGACACTAATGAAAATGTTGAATGATCAGGAAGCAGATGTAATGGTTTGTGGTCATACTCACCTTTCTTTTATTCGCTTGCTGTCTACCGAAGAGGCCGGGAAGTCTAAGCTGGTGATTAATGCCGGGTCGGTAGGCCGGTCTAAAGAGCAGGATCGTAAAGCATGTTATCTTCAGCTAAATATAAATAATGAGGGAGACAATATGGAGTCGGCAACGGTGGTTCCTGTGATTTGTAAAGTGGATTATCCCATCGCGGAAACGATTGAGGGAATCAGGAATAGTACAGTTCCTGATTTTTATGCTGATTTTCTGGAACAAGAACAGCGCGCTTAA
- a CDS encoding polysaccharide deacetylase family protein, with protein MSSRRSFIRQSSILGIAGIMGNTRLKAAVGTDAHVRFKERTKWSDGSRLVISVSMQFEAGGQPDNSESPFPQNMQKGYIDLPAASWYEYGYKEGIPRMLDNWDKSGIKVTSHMVGSAVLKNPDLAREIVQRGHEAAAHGMNWATQYTMSYEEEKKFIKDGAEAIRKTTGFTPKGYNANWLRRGKNTLKILQELGFTYHIDDLSRDEPFVIQVDRKDFVVVPYTLRCNDIVLIAGSNFSTDQFFNQVKAEFDQLYAESEFKKRMMSISFHDRIGGSPQMVKTTAALLNYMQQQKGVVFKRKDEIARLALNDPHSIRE; from the coding sequence ATGAGTTCAAGAAGGAGTTTTATTAGGCAAAGCAGTATTCTGGGAATTGCAGGAATAATGGGAAATACCAGGCTGAAGGCTGCAGTGGGAACTGATGCTCATGTTCGATTTAAAGAAAGAACCAAATGGTCTGACGGTTCCAGGCTAGTGATTTCAGTTTCTATGCAGTTTGAAGCCGGAGGTCAGCCGGATAATTCGGAAAGCCCATTTCCGCAAAATATGCAAAAGGGGTATATCGACTTGCCTGCCGCATCCTGGTATGAATATGGTTATAAAGAAGGGATCCCCAGGATGTTGGACAACTGGGATAAATCCGGAATCAAAGTCACCTCTCATATGGTGGGTTCAGCGGTCTTGAAAAATCCGGATTTGGCCAGAGAAATCGTGCAACGTGGTCATGAAGCCGCTGCTCATGGGATGAATTGGGCTACTCAGTATACGATGTCTTATGAAGAAGAAAAGAAGTTTATAAAAGATGGGGCGGAGGCGATCAGAAAAACTACAGGTTTTACGCCGAAAGGCTATAACGCGAACTGGCTTAGACGTGGTAAGAATACGTTAAAGATACTCCAGGAATTGGGTTTTACTTACCATATCGATGATCTCAGCAGAGATGAACCCTTTGTGATCCAGGTGGACCGGAAGGATTTTGTTGTAGTACCTTATACCCTGCGTTGTAATGATATTGTTTTGATAGCGGGCAGTAATTTCTCAACAGATCAGTTTTTCAATCAGGTGAAAGCGGAGTTTGATCAGTTGTATGCTGAATCTGAATTTAAAAAAAGAATGATGTCTATCAGTTTTCATGACCGGATAGGGGGAAGTCCTCAGATGGTAAAAACAACAGCAGCGCTGTTGAATTATATGCAGCAACAAAAAGGAGTTGTGTTTAAGCGGAAAGATGAAATTGCCCGACTGGCTTTAAATGATCCGCACAGCATCAGAGAATAA
- a CDS encoding DoxX family membrane protein, whose amino-acid sequence MNTTTFLLLRLGIAASMFGHGLVRLPKLTSFSNWMVGSFEKSMIPKALVVPFSYALPIAEFAVGLLLLLGLFTRPALLAGSWIMLALIMGTAMVENWEAIPSQLIHLAFFAVLIQFIPHNSWSLYRVLLK is encoded by the coding sequence ATGAATACTACAACTTTTTTATTATTGCGACTAGGTATTGCTGCCAGCATGTTTGGACATGGGCTGGTCAGGTTACCTAAACTTACCTCTTTCAGCAATTGGATGGTCGGCAGCTTTGAGAAATCAATGATACCTAAAGCTTTGGTTGTTCCATTTAGCTATGCATTGCCAATTGCCGAGTTTGCGGTTGGGTTATTGTTATTGCTTGGCTTATTTACCAGACCCGCGTTACTGGCTGGAAGCTGGATAATGCTGGCATTGATTATGGGGACAGCGATGGTGGAGAATTGGGAGGCAATTCCTTCTCAATTGATTCATCTGGCATTCTTTGCCGTATTGATTCAGTTTATACCTCACAATAGCTGGTCTTTGTATCGTGTACTTTTAAAATAA